The Rhodocytophaga rosea genome has a segment encoding these proteins:
- a CDS encoding cupin domain-containing protein — MERRDFLSTTVIGSMGMAGSPTESFYQTITDTPSLKPFTIAPGVPLSPGPGNMDVRTIIHSSQTNKQFSNIEGALGPKQMGPAPHIHKDLDELMYVLEGTATIMIGKELYTVEAGGWNFRPRGIVHTFWNASDKPLRFIDCFFNQNLEDYLDELFHQIIPDMMKKNLTPAAPEIASRIAALDKKFGITWFHEQRQGIIDKYGLKA, encoded by the coding sequence ATGGAACGCAGAGATTTTCTTTCTACCACTGTAATCGGCAGCATGGGTATGGCAGGTTCACCAACAGAATCATTTTATCAAACTATAACTGATACTCCCTCCTTGAAACCATTTACTATTGCACCCGGAGTACCACTCTCCCCAGGACCAGGCAATATGGATGTCCGCACGATCATCCATTCCAGCCAAACCAATAAACAGTTTTCCAATATAGAGGGAGCTTTAGGACCCAAACAAATGGGACCTGCCCCACATATTCATAAAGACCTGGATGAACTGATGTATGTACTGGAAGGCACTGCTACGATTATGATTGGAAAGGAATTATATACGGTAGAAGCAGGCGGCTGGAATTTTCGCCCCAGAGGCATTGTACACACTTTCTGGAATGCCTCGGACAAACCTTTGCGATTTATTGACTGCTTCTTTAACCAGAACCTGGAAGATTACCTGGATGAACTGTTTCACCAGATTATCCCGGATATGATGAAAAAGAATCTGACGCCAGCTGCTCCAGAAATTGCCAGTAGAATTGCAGCATTGGATAAAAAGTTTGGGATTACCTGGTTTCACGAACAGCGGCAGGGCATTATTGATAAATATGGCTTAAAAGCATAA
- the meaB gene encoding methylmalonyl Co-A mutase-associated GTPase MeaB, translated as MSTRNNRLPAETYAAGILAGDRLLLSRAITLSESTLPSDQELSQEVLQQVLPHTGKSIRIGITGVPGVGKSSFIEVFGNYITSLPKKLAVLAIDPTSQISGGSIMGDKTRMETLSNHPLAFIRPSPAGNALGGVATHTRQALILCEAAGYEVIIIETVGVGQSETAVYHMTDFFLLLMLANAGDELQGMKRGIMEMADALVITKADGDNLNAAQTARVTYENALHLFPPSAKQWQPQALTCSAFTKAGIPEIWALVEKFYQHMQGKGLFDLHRQNQNLYWMHEIIKQTLEKQFYENTDVKRLLPNLQIDVQSGKITALSAALQLLNSLQKK; from the coding sequence ATGTCTACAAGAAACAACAGGCTTCCGGCAGAAACATACGCAGCAGGTATTCTGGCAGGCGACCGCTTGTTGTTAAGCCGGGCGATTACGCTATCAGAAAGTACCTTACCTTCCGACCAGGAATTGTCGCAGGAAGTGTTACAACAAGTGTTACCTCATACTGGAAAGTCTATCCGTATTGGGATTACCGGTGTGCCGGGTGTTGGGAAAAGCAGCTTTATTGAAGTATTTGGAAATTATATCACATCGCTGCCTAAAAAATTAGCAGTGCTTGCCATAGATCCTACCAGCCAGATCTCAGGAGGGAGCATTATGGGTGATAAAACCCGCATGGAAACCCTTTCTAATCATCCACTGGCTTTTATCCGTCCCTCTCCAGCTGGAAATGCATTGGGAGGAGTAGCTACTCATACTAGGCAGGCATTAATACTCTGCGAAGCTGCCGGATATGAAGTAATTATCATCGAAACCGTGGGCGTAGGTCAATCCGAAACAGCCGTATACCACATGACGGATTTTTTTCTGCTGCTGATGCTGGCCAATGCCGGCGATGAATTACAGGGAATGAAACGGGGAATTATGGAAATGGCTGATGCCCTGGTAATCACCAAAGCTGATGGAGATAACCTCAATGCCGCACAAACAGCCAGAGTGACTTATGAAAATGCTTTGCATCTCTTTCCACCTTCTGCCAAACAATGGCAGCCGCAGGCACTTACCTGTTCGGCTTTTACCAAAGCAGGAATACCTGAAATCTGGGCATTGGTAGAAAAATTTTATCAGCACATGCAGGGTAAAGGCTTATTCGACTTACACCGGCAAAATCAAAATCTGTATTGGATGCACGAAATCATCAAGCAAACCTTGGAGAAACAATTCTATGAAAATACTGACGTAAAAAGGCTTCTTCCTAACTTACAAATTGATGTGCAATCCGGAAAAATAACGGCTTTAAGTGCTGCTCTGCAATTATTAAATAGTCTCCAAAAGAAGTGA
- a CDS encoding right-handed parallel beta-helix repeat-containing protein → MSFTGNLIAQNTIPLKAGTIIRKSATIKPGIYKLSSTSMENGVILIEGDNITVDFNGAVLQGFSQTTTPDQYTGIGLQLKGSNITIKNAVIKGYKVGLIARNCAFLKISYCDLSYNYKQHLRSTLEREDVSDWMSYHSNKNDEWLRYGAGIYLSNCTQAQVSHCTITGGQNGLMLTGCEEGTFWNNNFSFLSGIGIGMYRSSRNKIMHNKLDWCVRGYSHGVYQRGQDSAAILVYEQSSENTFAYNSATHSGDGFFLWAGQYTMDTGDGGCNDNLLYGNDFSHAPTNGVEITFSLNKVINNRIEECTHGIWGGYSFNTLILGNQFAGNKYAIAIEHGQENSIGYNTFENDTTGIWLFSRKSQPKDWGYAQKRDTRSREYTIAGNQFNHTPAPLLINGTREILIEHNTFNYFTTLLKSDSMLNELNLVSNNLADFDAKNIQASAASKNIINERNFLNPVSGKLKSAPVAFADTIGKGILETVLQKEAPDSLPGGINPMLKPAQLRGRKYILVGEWGPYDFKSPVLWPRKRNTNGNWEFELLGPAGKWKLKKQKGIMLSATSGNIPGTLTAQVDKDSLVDIDVELEYTGAAIITTFGEKIAAGKPYVFHFRKFAVPMQWNVQWYKYDKSTDPQAKPEAFQKLLKSKKLFKSEQTKNLAYDWYGSFGKDMPSDSVATVAEGTFTVPKGHYTLHVTSDDGVRIWLDGKKVIDHWKPHEPEYDSVSLPLHGTHQLRIEHYEIGGFATLVFGLKPDEEVQ, encoded by the coding sequence TTGTCCTTCACGGGAAATCTGATCGCTCAGAATACCATCCCCTTGAAAGCCGGTACCATTATCCGTAAATCTGCTACGATTAAGCCTGGAATTTATAAACTTTCTTCCACCAGCATGGAGAATGGTGTAATTCTTATTGAAGGAGATAATATTACCGTTGATTTTAATGGCGCTGTTTTACAAGGGTTTTCGCAGACTACCACACCTGATCAATATACCGGAATTGGCCTGCAACTTAAAGGCAGTAATATTACTATTAAAAATGCGGTGATTAAGGGGTACAAAGTCGGCTTAATTGCCCGGAATTGCGCCTTTCTGAAAATCAGTTATTGTGACCTGAGCTATAATTACAAGCAGCATTTACGAAGCACCCTGGAACGGGAAGATGTATCTGACTGGATGAGCTACCACAGCAACAAAAATGACGAATGGCTTCGTTATGGTGCCGGAATTTACCTGAGCAATTGCACACAGGCGCAGGTTAGCCATTGCACCATTACCGGCGGGCAGAATGGTTTAATGCTGACTGGTTGTGAGGAAGGTACCTTCTGGAATAATAACTTTTCGTTTCTATCTGGTATCGGAATTGGGATGTACCGCTCCAGCCGCAATAAAATCATGCACAACAAACTCGACTGGTGTGTCAGAGGGTATAGTCATGGTGTATATCAGCGGGGGCAGGATTCAGCGGCCATTCTTGTGTATGAACAAAGTTCCGAAAATACATTTGCCTACAATTCTGCTACCCATTCTGGTGACGGTTTTTTTCTCTGGGCAGGCCAGTATACCATGGATACTGGTGATGGTGGCTGCAATGATAATTTATTGTACGGAAATGATTTTTCGCATGCGCCGACAAATGGGGTAGAAATCACATTCAGCCTCAATAAAGTAATCAATAACCGCATCGAGGAATGTACACATGGCATCTGGGGTGGGTATAGTTTTAATACCCTGATACTAGGCAACCAGTTTGCCGGAAACAAATATGCCATCGCTATTGAACACGGACAGGAAAATTCCATCGGCTACAATACATTTGAAAATGATACAACCGGAATCTGGCTGTTCAGCCGGAAATCGCAACCCAAAGACTGGGGATATGCTCAGAAACGGGATACCAGAAGCCGGGAATATACCATAGCTGGCAATCAATTTAATCATACGCCTGCTCCCCTGCTGATCAATGGCACCAGGGAAATTCTCATTGAGCACAATACATTCAATTATTTTACTACCTTACTCAAATCAGACAGTATGCTGAATGAGCTTAATCTGGTTTCCAATAATCTGGCGGATTTTGACGCTAAAAACATTCAAGCTTCTGCCGCTTCAAAAAATATTATCAATGAGAGAAACTTTCTGAATCCCGTTTCGGGAAAACTGAAAAGTGCGCCTGTTGCTTTTGCAGATACTATCGGAAAAGGAATTCTGGAAACTGTGCTTCAGAAAGAAGCGCCCGATAGTTTGCCGGGTGGAATTAATCCCATGCTTAAACCTGCACAATTGCGTGGCAGAAAATACATACTTGTAGGTGAATGGGGACCGTATGATTTTAAATCACCTGTACTATGGCCCAGAAAAAGAAATACCAATGGCAATTGGGAATTTGAATTATTAGGTCCGGCAGGTAAATGGAAACTGAAAAAACAGAAAGGTATTATGCTATCTGCTACTTCTGGCAATATCCCAGGAACACTAACAGCTCAAGTAGATAAAGACTCTCTGGTTGATATTGATGTAGAGCTGGAATACACAGGTGCTGCCATTATTACTACTTTCGGAGAAAAAATAGCAGCCGGGAAACCATATGTGTTTCACTTCCGCAAATTTGCGGTGCCTATGCAATGGAATGTACAATGGTATAAATACGACAAATCCACAGACCCTCAGGCCAAACCAGAAGCGTTTCAGAAATTACTCAAATCTAAAAAGCTGTTCAAGTCGGAACAAACTAAAAATTTAGCCTACGACTGGTATGGAAGTTTCGGAAAAGATATGCCCTCCGATTCTGTTGCCACTGTTGCAGAAGGTACTTTTACCGTTCCTAAAGGTCATTATACTTTGCATGTCACCAGCGACGATGGTGTACGAATATGGCTGGATGGCAAAAAAGTAATAGATCACTGGAAACCTCATGAACC
- a CDS encoding helix-turn-helix transcriptional regulator, producing the protein MLIKNFPPSPALREYISKYQVTRLFFDKNSPLPIKYHTPHPEHCITFYARDKQRYSLIDSPLIITYPRCAINGMYDVPINRYGGHDFVAIKVVMQPGILLRLTGILPQELSNSFVDAENLWGKEVRITCERLINAQDLPEMFSILEIFFNNLFMIHLNKKAHPVDKASLFILNQKDPASLEWLADQSCLSKRQFIRKFEERQGISPKSFDRITRFDRAYRMKNAQPT; encoded by the coding sequence ATGCTTATTAAAAATTTTCCGCCATCGCCTGCCCTGCGGGAATATATTAGTAAATATCAGGTAACCCGTCTTTTTTTCGATAAAAATAGTCCGTTGCCAATAAAATACCATACACCACATCCCGAACATTGTATTACTTTTTATGCCAGAGATAAACAGAGATACAGCCTTATCGACTCACCCCTGATCATTACCTACCCGAGGTGTGCTATCAATGGAATGTATGATGTTCCGATTAACAGGTATGGCGGACACGATTTTGTAGCCATAAAAGTAGTGATGCAACCCGGTATCCTATTGCGGCTTACGGGAATATTACCACAAGAACTGTCCAATTCTTTTGTTGATGCCGAAAATTTATGGGGAAAAGAAGTGCGTATCACTTGTGAGAGACTAATAAATGCACAAGATTTGCCGGAGATGTTCAGTATTCTGGAGATATTTTTCAACAATTTATTCATGATTCATCTGAACAAAAAGGCACATCCGGTTGATAAAGCCAGCCTGTTTATTTTGAATCAGAAAGATCCAGCTTCTCTGGAATGGCTTGCCGATCAGTCTTGTCTAAGTAAGCGGCAATTTATCCGTAAGTTTGAAGAACGCCAGGGCATTAGCCCTAAATCATTCGACCGCATTACCCGTTTCGACAGGGCTTACCGGATGAAAAATGCACAGCCCACTTAG